One segment of Acropora muricata isolate sample 2 chromosome 8, ASM3666990v1, whole genome shotgun sequence DNA contains the following:
- the LOC136925087 gene encoding spindle and kinetochore-associated protein 3-like isoform X3: MSSCEFFDRLRRLALAVDKESNELKGLLENSEISTYDENRTCLLLRETLAQVKDCESEVSTKLEEVQHRHLFGDFISACGRLTQQTKQQINDLENHLVKYGYTKPKEELSDLPAPPQTTGDLPLDQQDVAMESSTTYLISDQSEICHREVIQSENSSDTQEDIPVETNQTELSAMKENFQDMLKSPVPPTTFTKLIEVTPERPLSIAQRVLQEKGQTTPCLTPEVPQTTTPMLKCRQAEETIHTPTSDSSQEPHLPSQPVTVTPIIKANERAHSAVNLPVSPVTPPLPAPPMIGTPGLKPLAPYAIDSPLKPLSLDSLPSPPDITSVQILKPAQVEQSMLEHDLRSLLDLGAATKAFLLALAKTGRLKVVEKNIVFLNTA; this comes from the exons atgtcCTCTTGTGAATTTTTTGATCGCCTACGAAGGCTTGCCTTAGCGGTTGACAAGGAATCAAATGAACTGAAGGGATTACTTGAAAACTCAGAAATATCGACCTATGATGAAAATCGGACTTGCCTTTTGCTTCGGGAAACCTTGGCGCAAGTAAAAGATTGCGAG AGCGAAGTCAGTACCAAACTTGAAGAGGTGCAACACAGACATTTGTTTGGAGACTTTATTTCAGCCTGTGGGAGACTCACACAACAAACTAAACAGCAAATAAATGATCTCGAAAATCACCTTGTAAAGTATGGCTACACCAAACCTAAAG aagAACTCTCTGATCTACCAGCTCCCCCTCAAACTACAGGAGACCTTCCCTTGGATCAGCAAGA TGTTGCCATGGAGAGCTCCACGACATATCTAATTTCAGACCAGTCAGAGATATGTCACAGAGAAGTCATTCAATCTGAGAACAGCTCAGATACACAGGAAGACATTCCAGTGGAAACGAATCAGACGGAACTCAGTGCTATGAAAG AGAACTTTCAGGATATGCTAAAATCACCTGTTCCACCAACAACATTCACCAAATTGATTGAGGTGACCCCAGAAAGGCCTCTCAGCATAGCACAAAGAGTACTACAAGAAAAGGGACAAACAACACCTTGTTTAACTCCAGAGGTTCCACAAACAACTACACCTATGTTAAAGTGTAGACAAGCTGAAGAAACCATACATACACCAACTAGTGACTCATCACAGGAACCCCATCTACCATCACAGCCAGTTACAGTCACTCCAATCATCAAGGCTAATGAAAGAGCTCACTCTGCGGTGAATTTGCCAGTGTCGCCTGTAACTCCCCCTCTTCCAGCACCACCCATGATAGGTACACCAGGGCTGAAGCCCCTTGCTCCTTATGCTATTGATTCTCCTCTAAAACCTCTCAGTTTGGACAGTCTTCCATCTCCACCTGACATCACTTCTGTTCAAATTCTAAAACCAG CTCAAGTTGAACAAAGCATGCTAGAGCACGACCTGCGAAGTCTTCTCGACTTAGGAGCAGCTACAAAAGCCTTTCTGTTGGCTTTGGCAAAAACTGGGAGATTAAAAGTAGTTGAAAAGAACATTGTCTTCCTCAACACTGCATAG
- the LOC136925087 gene encoding spindle and kinetochore-associated protein 3-like isoform X2, which translates to MSSCEFFDRLRRLALAVDKESNELKGLLENSEISTYDENRTCLLLRETLAQVKDCESEVSTKLEEVQHRHLFGDFISACGRLTQQTKQQINDLENHLVKYGYTKPKELSDLPAPPQTTGDLPLDQQDVAMESSTTYLISDQSEICHREVIQSENSSDTQEDIPVETNQTELSAMKENFQDMLKSPVPPTTFTKLIEVTPERPLSIAQRVLQEKGQTTPCLTPEVPQTTTPMLKCRQAEETIHTPTSDSSQEPHLPSQPVTVTPIIKANERAHSAVNLPVSPVTPPLPAPPMIGTPGLKPLAPYAIDSPLKPLSLDSLPSPPDITSVQILKPDDIILPSVPQEDLNTKHLFVRPLNEQDYEKLPLYVANHFSLNHINHLLEVLNNFLSSNSEAQVEQSMLEHDLRSLLDLGAATKAFLLALAKTGRLKVVEKNIVFLNTA; encoded by the exons atgtcCTCTTGTGAATTTTTTGATCGCCTACGAAGGCTTGCCTTAGCGGTTGACAAGGAATCAAATGAACTGAAGGGATTACTTGAAAACTCAGAAATATCGACCTATGATGAAAATCGGACTTGCCTTTTGCTTCGGGAAACCTTGGCGCAAGTAAAAGATTGCGAG AGCGAAGTCAGTACCAAACTTGAAGAGGTGCAACACAGACATTTGTTTGGAGACTTTATTTCAGCCTGTGGGAGACTCACACAACAAACTAAACAGCAAATAAATGATCTCGAAAATCACCTTGTAAAGTATGGCTACACCAAACCTAAAG AACTCTCTGATCTACCAGCTCCCCCTCAAACTACAGGAGACCTTCCCTTGGATCAGCAAGA TGTTGCCATGGAGAGCTCCACGACATATCTAATTTCAGACCAGTCAGAGATATGTCACAGAGAAGTCATTCAATCTGAGAACAGCTCAGATACACAGGAAGACATTCCAGTGGAAACGAATCAGACGGAACTCAGTGCTATGAAAG AGAACTTTCAGGATATGCTAAAATCACCTGTTCCACCAACAACATTCACCAAATTGATTGAGGTGACCCCAGAAAGGCCTCTCAGCATAGCACAAAGAGTACTACAAGAAAAGGGACAAACAACACCTTGTTTAACTCCAGAGGTTCCACAAACAACTACACCTATGTTAAAGTGTAGACAAGCTGAAGAAACCATACATACACCAACTAGTGACTCATCACAGGAACCCCATCTACCATCACAGCCAGTTACAGTCACTCCAATCATCAAGGCTAATGAAAGAGCTCACTCTGCGGTGAATTTGCCAGTGTCGCCTGTAACTCCCCCTCTTCCAGCACCACCCATGATAGGTACACCAGGGCTGAAGCCCCTTGCTCCTTATGCTATTGATTCTCCTCTAAAACCTCTCAGTTTGGACAGTCTTCCATCTCCACCTGACATCACTTCTGTTCAAATTCTAAAACCAG ATGACATCATACTGCCTTCTGTCCCACAGGAAGACCTCAACACTAAGCACTTATTTGTACGTCCACTAAATGAACAAGACTATGAAAAGTTACCCCTCTATGTGGCCAACCACTTCAGTTTGAATCACATCAACCATCTCCTTGAAGTATTAAATAATTTTCTGTCAAGCAATTCAGAAG CTCAAGTTGAACAAAGCATGCTAGAGCACGACCTGCGAAGTCTTCTCGACTTAGGAGCAGCTACAAAAGCCTTTCTGTTGGCTTTGGCAAAAACTGGGAGATTAAAAGTAGTTGAAAAGAACATTGTCTTCCTCAACACTGCATAG
- the LOC136925088 gene encoding ribosome production factor 2 homolog encodes MATTDIVRPKTKRGKRAVDQRAPKDVENNKTTLFLRGGKTSELVTNTMKDLCSLKKPDAKMFQRRNILRPFQDQSSLEFFSVKNDASLFVFGSHSKKRPHNLVLGRCFDGHILDMIELGIDRFVSMQEMKSVKCSFGTKPCLLFSGQEFENDLAHMRLKNVLIDLFRGPVIEKVRLQGLEHVLQFTSVEGKILLRSYRVILKKSGSRIPRVELEEMGPLVDLVMRRTHLASDHLMKAATKVPKTLKPKKVKNISRDAFGTKEGKVHMQRQDYAKLQTRKMKGLKRKQETKETRKPNKIKKK; translated from the exons ATGGCGACCACGGACATCGT GCGGCCGAAAACAAAGCGTGGGAAACGTGCTGTGGATCAACGTGCGCCAAAAGATgtagaaaacaacaaaactacTCTGTTCTTACGTGGCGGTAAAACGAGTGAATTAGTGACAAATACCATGAAAGACCTC tgttcATTGAAGAAGCCGGATGCAAAAATGTTCCAGAG GAGAAATATTCTAAGGCCATTTCAGGATCAGTCCTCACTT GAATTCTTCAGTGTCAAAAATGATGCCTCTCTGTTTGTATTTGGTTCTCATTCCAAGAAAAGACCTCATAATCTTGTTTTAG GTCGTTGCTTTGATGGTCATATCTTAGACATGATTGAGTTGGGAATCGATAGATTTGTATCAATGCAGGAAATGAAG TCAGTCAAATGTTCCTTTGGTACAAAGCCATGTTTGCTATTTTCTGGtcaagaatttgaaaatgatttagCTCACATGAGACTGAAGAATGTTCTCATTG ACTTGTTCAGAGGTCCTGTGATTGAGAAAGTTAGGTTGCAAGGACTGGAACATGTGCTACAGTTTACTTCTGTGGAGGGAAAAATTCTTCTGAGAAGCTACAG agtaattttaaagaaatctgGCAGTCGGATACCAAGAGTTGAATTGGAAGAGATGGGACCACTGGTAGACTTGGTAATGCGAAGAACACATCTTGCATCAGATCACTTAATGAAGGCAGCTACAAAAGTCCCAAAGACCTTAAAG ccTAAGAAGGTGAAAAATATATCTCGTGATGCTTTTGGAACAAAGGAAGGAAAAGTTCACATGCAGCGACAGGACTACGCTAAACTGCAAACAAGGAAAATGAAGGGactcaaaagaaaacaagaaactaAAGAAACCCGAAAGCCTAACAAGATCAAAAAGAAATAG
- the LOC136925087 gene encoding spindle and kinetochore-associated protein 3-like isoform X1, protein MSSCEFFDRLRRLALAVDKESNELKGLLENSEISTYDENRTCLLLRETLAQVKDCESEVSTKLEEVQHRHLFGDFISACGRLTQQTKQQINDLENHLVKYGYTKPKEELSDLPAPPQTTGDLPLDQQDVAMESSTTYLISDQSEICHREVIQSENSSDTQEDIPVETNQTELSAMKENFQDMLKSPVPPTTFTKLIEVTPERPLSIAQRVLQEKGQTTPCLTPEVPQTTTPMLKCRQAEETIHTPTSDSSQEPHLPSQPVTVTPIIKANERAHSAVNLPVSPVTPPLPAPPMIGTPGLKPLAPYAIDSPLKPLSLDSLPSPPDITSVQILKPDDIILPSVPQEDLNTKHLFVRPLNEQDYEKLPLYVANHFSLNHINHLLEVLNNFLSSNSEAQVEQSMLEHDLRSLLDLGAATKAFLLALAKTGRLKVVEKNIVFLNTA, encoded by the exons atgtcCTCTTGTGAATTTTTTGATCGCCTACGAAGGCTTGCCTTAGCGGTTGACAAGGAATCAAATGAACTGAAGGGATTACTTGAAAACTCAGAAATATCGACCTATGATGAAAATCGGACTTGCCTTTTGCTTCGGGAAACCTTGGCGCAAGTAAAAGATTGCGAG AGCGAAGTCAGTACCAAACTTGAAGAGGTGCAACACAGACATTTGTTTGGAGACTTTATTTCAGCCTGTGGGAGACTCACACAACAAACTAAACAGCAAATAAATGATCTCGAAAATCACCTTGTAAAGTATGGCTACACCAAACCTAAAG aagAACTCTCTGATCTACCAGCTCCCCCTCAAACTACAGGAGACCTTCCCTTGGATCAGCAAGA TGTTGCCATGGAGAGCTCCACGACATATCTAATTTCAGACCAGTCAGAGATATGTCACAGAGAAGTCATTCAATCTGAGAACAGCTCAGATACACAGGAAGACATTCCAGTGGAAACGAATCAGACGGAACTCAGTGCTATGAAAG AGAACTTTCAGGATATGCTAAAATCACCTGTTCCACCAACAACATTCACCAAATTGATTGAGGTGACCCCAGAAAGGCCTCTCAGCATAGCACAAAGAGTACTACAAGAAAAGGGACAAACAACACCTTGTTTAACTCCAGAGGTTCCACAAACAACTACACCTATGTTAAAGTGTAGACAAGCTGAAGAAACCATACATACACCAACTAGTGACTCATCACAGGAACCCCATCTACCATCACAGCCAGTTACAGTCACTCCAATCATCAAGGCTAATGAAAGAGCTCACTCTGCGGTGAATTTGCCAGTGTCGCCTGTAACTCCCCCTCTTCCAGCACCACCCATGATAGGTACACCAGGGCTGAAGCCCCTTGCTCCTTATGCTATTGATTCTCCTCTAAAACCTCTCAGTTTGGACAGTCTTCCATCTCCACCTGACATCACTTCTGTTCAAATTCTAAAACCAG ATGACATCATACTGCCTTCTGTCCCACAGGAAGACCTCAACACTAAGCACTTATTTGTACGTCCACTAAATGAACAAGACTATGAAAAGTTACCCCTCTATGTGGCCAACCACTTCAGTTTGAATCACATCAACCATCTCCTTGAAGTATTAAATAATTTTCTGTCAAGCAATTCAGAAG CTCAAGTTGAACAAAGCATGCTAGAGCACGACCTGCGAAGTCTTCTCGACTTAGGAGCAGCTACAAAAGCCTTTCTGTTGGCTTTGGCAAAAACTGGGAGATTAAAAGTAGTTGAAAAGAACATTGTCTTCCTCAACACTGCATAG